The segment TTGGACCACTGGCACCCACCTGGCCCGTTCGCACTGCGCTGCTCGGAAGGCACGCGAGCACCTGGAATCATGCGAACTGGAATATGCATCCATTGCCGGACGACATCGATGGCGCATTTTTCAATGCTGCGTCGATCGATCAACAAGTGGCCGAATTGACGGGCCAAGAAGCGATTGTCCTGGAAAACCTGCATCCGCGACATCCCAAATTGTGGACGCAGCTCGTGCGCGTCGTTCCCCAAGCAACGGTGACGCGAGCAAACGGAGCGTCGCAAGAAATGCGGCTCCGTTGCGATACGCTGACGATCGATGCCGACGACGGCTTGGCCATGCTCACGTGGCGCGGTGTCGTCCTGCTCGAATATCCCGCAGAACCGGGCGTCATCGCAGTACGCGCGTACGTCGCAACCAGCGATAGTCAAATTCCTGCGCCCACCACAGCACCAGATGCCGACTATCCAGCCACCATGGCATTCCCATCCGTGGGAGCAACGACGACTTCATTGCCGTTCATTCCGGGCCCGCCGCAAACACCAGATATACCCGAACCCGTCAAGACCAAGAGCTCATGGCCGCCAACGCGGACGACAACGAGTTCGGATCGCCCTCAAACGATGGCATTGAACATTGCCGACGCCCCCGCCGAATTGAAAGCGGTCATGCCATTTCAATCGGATACGCCGGAAACGCGCCAAATGCCGACAGAACGGCTAGAAATTCCCGATCCAGAGCCCCCTGCAATCGTCGCGCACATGCCGTTCGACGTACCACCGCCCCCCATGGTTTCGTCACCACCAGCAGCCGTGCATGCGGATGTGATCGTGGAAAAACCGCCCATGATCGGGCCAATCCCGACGCTAGAACCGGCGGTAGACAAGAAACCAGAGGTTGCGCAAGCCAAACCCATTCCGACTGCGCCCCACAAACCAATATCGGAATCGCCGCGTTCCGAATTGACCATCGAACAGCACGCCACGATTGCAGCAGAATTGGCGGAAGGAAAGACGTCACGCGCCGATGTCTTGCGGGCACACGAGATTTCCGCGGATGATTGGACGCATGACGATCGGCGATGGAAAGATGCCATCGCAAAGGACGAGCAGCGTGGCAAACGCGCATTACGCGACGCGCATGATGCGGCGTACGTGGCGCGCGTCGAGCAATTTCGTGGTGAGATCTCGCTCGAAGAGGTCGCTCGCATTCTCGTAGGGCTCGAACGGCGA is part of the Polyangiaceae bacterium genome and harbors:
- a CDS encoding DUF2169 domain-containing protein, which translates into the protein MDVVSYGPLLVSQLLWQPRPGAHALTVICKATFNLEPVTSPLAAVQRPPWTNELQWDRHYEQMMEVAGDYAPFKRRADILVTGRAIPPPNNRLSTITASIAVGGFSKTIDVHVQQHWTVAALGPLAPTWPVRTALLGRHASTWNHANWNMHPLPDDIDGAFFNAASIDQQVAELTGQEAIVLENLHPRHPKLWTQLVRVVPQATVTRANGASQEMRLRCDTLTIDADDGLAMLTWRGVVLLEYPAEPGVIAVRAYVATSDSQIPAPTTAPDADYPATMAFPSVGATTTSLPFIPGPPQTPDIPEPVKTKSSWPPTRTTTSSDRPQTMALNIADAPAELKAVMPFQSDTPETRQMPTERLEIPDPEPPAIVAHMPFDVPPPPMVSSPPAAVHADVIVEKPPMIGPIPTLEPAVDKKPEVAQAKPIPTAPHKPISESPRSELTIEQHATIAAELAEGKTSRADVLRAHEISADDWTHDDRRWKDAIAKDEQRGKRALRDAHDAAYVARVEQFRGEISLEEVARILVGLERRNAREVLDELRIQRAALMPIVRLWTKRIATNMRLNDKAAELVREARRA